From one Nonomuraea polychroma genomic stretch:
- the rhaS gene encoding rhamnose ABC transporter substrate-binding protein, which translates to MRHTALLAGLVLMTAACGGTTRSDVQQQQSSAPATAASSAAANPNAPLKQGLKIAFLPKQVNNPYFTIADNGGIEAAKEFGGEGKEVGPSEASASSQVSYINTLIQQEQDAIVISANDPNAVVPALKQARAAGIKVVSYDSDTAPEGRDVFVNQASPEDLGRTEVQLLAEQIGHKGKIAILSATPNATNQNTWIEFMKDELKKPEYKDMELVKVAYGNDDDQKSFTETQGLLRSYPDLAGIISPTTVGIAAAARYLSDSPYKGKVKLTGLGTPNQLRKFVKDGTIDAFELWNPADLGYLASYAGAALASGQITGAEGEKFKAGKLGEYTIGAKGEVLLGKPTVFNKDNIDDFDF; encoded by the coding sequence ATGCGTCATACAGCGCTCCTGGCCGGACTCGTCCTGATGACCGCCGCGTGCGGCGGCACCACCAGGAGCGACGTGCAACAGCAGCAGTCCTCCGCCCCGGCCACCGCTGCGTCGTCGGCCGCGGCCAACCCGAACGCCCCGCTCAAGCAGGGATTGAAGATCGCCTTCCTGCCGAAGCAGGTGAACAACCCGTACTTCACGATCGCCGACAACGGCGGCATCGAGGCCGCCAAGGAGTTCGGCGGCGAGGGCAAGGAGGTCGGCCCGTCCGAGGCCAGCGCCTCCTCGCAGGTGTCCTACATCAACACGCTGATCCAGCAGGAGCAGGACGCCATCGTCATCTCCGCCAACGACCCCAACGCCGTCGTGCCCGCGCTCAAGCAGGCCAGGGCCGCCGGCATCAAGGTCGTCAGCTACGACTCCGACACCGCCCCCGAGGGCCGCGACGTGTTCGTCAACCAGGCCAGCCCCGAGGACCTCGGCCGTACCGAGGTGCAGCTCCTGGCCGAGCAGATCGGGCACAAGGGCAAGATCGCCATCCTGTCCGCCACGCCGAACGCGACCAACCAGAACACCTGGATCGAGTTCATGAAGGACGAGCTCAAGAAGCCCGAGTACAAGGACATGGAGCTGGTCAAGGTCGCCTACGGCAACGACGACGACCAGAAGTCCTTCACCGAGACCCAGGGCCTCCTGCGCTCGTACCCGGACCTGGCGGGCATCATCTCCCCCACGACCGTGGGCATCGCCGCGGCCGCCCGCTACCTGTCGGACTCGCCGTACAAGGGCAAGGTCAAGCTGACCGGGCTCGGCACGCCGAACCAGCTGCGCAAGTTCGTCAAGGACGGCACGATCGACGCCTTCGAGCTGTGGAACCCTGCCGACCTGGGCTACCTGGCCTCGTACGCGGGCGCCGCCCTGGCCTCTGGGCAGATCACCGGCGCCGAGGGCGAGAAGTTCAAGGCGGGCAAGCTGGGCGAGTACACGATCGGGGCCAAGGGTGAGGTGCTGCTCGGCAAGCCGACCGTGTTCAACAAGGACAACATTGACGACTTCGACTTCTAG
- a CDS encoding ABC transporter permease: protein MTATATRRPTRNGGRRLVDMVARVRELGILAALAALFGVTGAVNPSFLTYGSLRDILLNSAIVAMLAVGQTLVVITRNVDLSVSSVVGLSAFGGALVLADNPGVPIPVVIAGCVVLGAACGAINGLLVGVAKVPALVATLGTLYAFRGIDYAWAGGRQVNAADMPDGFLSLGSSSVLGMPLLALVALAVLLVVGWMLRNLRAGRELYAIGSNPEAAVLAGIQVRRRIMAAFVANGALAGLAGVMWAARFGTVDATVATGKELDVIAAVVVGGVAIFGGSGTVYGAALGALLLASITSALAVLRVDALAQTAINGALLIAAIVLDRLLALRVAAALRRRRFRDDH, encoded by the coding sequence ATGACCGCCACCGCGACCCGCCGCCCCACGCGCAACGGCGGCCGGCGGCTCGTCGACATGGTCGCGCGGGTGCGTGAGCTGGGCATCCTGGCCGCGCTCGCCGCCCTGTTCGGCGTCACGGGGGCGGTGAACCCGAGCTTCCTGACCTACGGCAGCCTGCGTGACATCCTGCTCAATTCCGCCATCGTGGCCATGCTCGCCGTCGGCCAGACACTCGTCGTGATCACCCGGAACGTGGACCTGTCGGTCAGCTCGGTGGTCGGGCTGTCGGCGTTCGGGGGCGCGCTCGTCCTCGCCGACAACCCCGGCGTGCCGATCCCCGTCGTGATCGCCGGGTGCGTGGTGCTCGGCGCGGCATGCGGGGCGATCAACGGGCTGCTCGTCGGGGTGGCCAAGGTGCCCGCCCTGGTGGCCACGCTCGGCACCCTGTACGCCTTCCGCGGCATCGACTACGCCTGGGCGGGCGGCCGGCAGGTGAACGCGGCCGACATGCCCGACGGCTTCCTGTCCCTGGGCTCGAGCTCGGTGCTCGGGATGCCGCTGCTCGCGCTGGTCGCCCTGGCCGTCCTGCTGGTCGTCGGCTGGATGCTGCGCAACCTGCGCGCCGGCCGCGAGCTGTACGCCATCGGCTCCAACCCCGAGGCCGCGGTGCTGGCCGGGATCCAGGTACGGCGCCGGATCATGGCGGCGTTCGTCGCCAACGGGGCGCTGGCGGGACTCGCCGGCGTCATGTGGGCGGCCCGCTTCGGCACCGTCGACGCGACCGTGGCCACCGGCAAGGAACTCGACGTGATCGCCGCCGTCGTGGTGGGCGGCGTGGCGATCTTCGGCGGCAGCGGCACGGTCTACGGGGCCGCCCTGGGGGCGTTGCTGCTGGCGAGCATCACGAGCGCGCTGGCCGTGCTCCGCGTGGACGCGCTCGCCCAGACCGCCATCAACGGCGCCCTGCTGATCGCCGCCATCGTCCTCGACAGGCTGCTCGCCCTGCGGGTGGCCGCCGCACTCCGCCGCCGGAGGTTCCGCGATGACCACTGA
- a CDS encoding NADPH-dependent FMN reductase: MIKIGIIIGSVRPGRNGVNVARWVHDLAVKRDDAHFELIDLADFALPHLDEPLPAAVGQYAHAHTKAWSERIAAFDGFVFVTPEYNHSTSGALKNAIDFLYAEWQDKAAGFVGYGADGGVRATEHLRQVLGQLKVADVPGQVSLSLHHDFENMAVFSPAEHQEAMVTTMLDQVVAWSGALKPLRAAA, encoded by the coding sequence ATGATCAAGATTGGCATCATCATCGGCAGCGTCCGCCCAGGACGTAACGGTGTGAACGTCGCCCGCTGGGTGCACGACCTGGCCGTCAAGCGCGACGACGCCCACTTCGAGCTGATCGACCTGGCCGACTTCGCCCTGCCGCACCTCGACGAGCCCTTGCCTGCTGCCGTGGGGCAGTACGCCCACGCCCACACCAAGGCGTGGTCGGAGCGTATCGCCGCCTTCGACGGCTTCGTGTTCGTCACGCCGGAGTACAACCACTCCACCTCCGGCGCGCTGAAGAACGCCATCGACTTCCTCTATGCCGAATGGCAGGACAAGGCCGCGGGCTTCGTCGGCTACGGCGCGGACGGCGGCGTACGGGCGACCGAGCACCTCAGGCAGGTGCTCGGCCAGTTGAAGGTCGCCGACGTGCCCGGGCAGGTCTCGCTCTCGCTGCACCACGACTTCGAGAACATGGCGGTGTTCAGCCCGGCCGAGCACCAGGAGGCCATGGTGACGACGATGCTCGACCAGGTCGTCGCCTGGAGCGGCGCGCTGAAGCCGCTCAGGGCCGCGGCCTGA
- a CDS encoding ABC transporter permease gives MTTDQLRQSPTTDQLRQSATTDLLRRWETLILALLVGVVVWASLGVDGFANGSNVSFLLLDTTEIALMALTMTLVIVAAEIDLSVASTLGLSCAVLGWLWNAGLPIEAIMPICLLVGALCGAFNGLLVTRLGLPSLAVTIGTFALFRGLAYVMLGDQAVADLPPAYTSLATASIGPVPLMTVLVALLAAVAAVVLHATGLGRSIFALGSNEEAAYFSGVRVKRIKFWLFVASGVMASLASLVYTFRYASARADNGVGLELAVVAAVLLGGVSIFGGRGSLPGVLMAVLLLGVVRNALILADVANEVLNFVTGLLLVASVLAPNLGAVWRRRTSPQMEGKSP, from the coding sequence ATGACCACTGACCAGCTCCGCCAGTCGCCGACCACGGACCAGCTCCGGCAGTCGGCGACCACTGACCTGCTCCGCCGGTGGGAGACGCTCATCCTCGCGCTGCTCGTCGGCGTCGTCGTCTGGGCGTCGCTGGGCGTGGACGGGTTCGCCAACGGCTCCAACGTCTCGTTCCTGCTGCTCGACACCACCGAGATCGCCCTCATGGCCCTGACCATGACCCTGGTCATCGTGGCCGCAGAGATCGACTTGTCCGTGGCCTCCACGCTCGGCCTGTCCTGCGCCGTGCTGGGCTGGCTGTGGAACGCCGGGCTGCCGATCGAGGCGATCATGCCGATCTGCCTGCTGGTCGGCGCCCTGTGCGGCGCGTTCAACGGCCTGCTGGTCACCCGCCTCGGCCTCCCCTCCCTGGCGGTGACCATCGGGACGTTCGCCCTCTTCCGCGGCCTGGCGTACGTGATGCTGGGCGACCAGGCGGTGGCCGACCTGCCGCCGGCCTACACGAGCCTGGCGACGGCCTCGATCGGCCCGGTGCCGCTGATGACGGTGCTGGTGGCGCTGCTGGCGGCGGTGGCGGCCGTGGTGCTGCACGCGACGGGTCTCGGCCGGTCGATCTTCGCGCTGGGCTCGAACGAGGAGGCGGCGTACTTCTCCGGCGTCCGGGTCAAGCGCATCAAGTTCTGGTTGTTCGTGGCCTCCGGGGTCATGGCCTCGCTCGCCTCGCTGGTCTACACGTTCCGGTACGCCAGCGCCCGCGCCGACAACGGCGTCGGCCTGGAGCTGGCCGTCGTGGCCGCCGTGCTGCTGGGCGGAGTGTCGATCTTCGGCGGCCGCGGCTCACTGCCCGGCGTCCTCATGGCGGTCCTGCTCCTCGGCGTCGTCCGCAACGCCCTGATCCTGGCGGACGTGGCCAACGAGGTGCTCAACTTCGTGACGGGTCTGCTGCTCGTCGCGTCCGTGCTGGCGCCTAACTTGGGGGCGGTCTGGCGACGGCGCACATCACCACAAATGGAAGGGAAGTCCCCATGA
- a CDS encoding AraC family transcriptional regulator, protein MDVLSDVLAIMRTGRPRSVRIEWHAPWGQRFPSAPGSAGFQVVLQGSCWLLPPGGAPVALSVGDVLFFPHGHGYALADSPATPVAEPQCDPLAEGGLFESASVGGSGPATILLCGGYQLDPARAHPVLRELPELIHLPAQLGLHSELRAAVDLLGAEIRQPRLGADTIVSSLLDMLLLYILRARFDADNGQCELTGWALALSDPSISAALDAMHRDPAHPWTVAELAGRAGLSRAAFARRFTTLVGQPPLTYLTWWRLATAARLLQESDAPLGEISARVGYGSEFAFANAFKREYGLAPGRYRRNPCSAPSAAALPIRDVVKT, encoded by the coding sequence ATGGACGTGCTCAGCGACGTGCTCGCCATCATGCGCACCGGCCGGCCCCGTTCGGTCCGCATCGAATGGCACGCCCCCTGGGGCCAGCGCTTTCCCTCCGCTCCCGGATCCGCCGGGTTCCAGGTGGTCCTGCAGGGGTCATGCTGGCTCCTGCCGCCCGGCGGGGCGCCGGTCGCGTTGTCGGTGGGCGACGTGCTGTTCTTCCCGCACGGGCACGGCTATGCCCTGGCCGACAGCCCGGCCACGCCGGTGGCCGAGCCGCAGTGTGACCCGCTGGCCGAGGGAGGCCTGTTCGAGTCCGCTTCGGTGGGCGGCTCGGGCCCGGCCACGATCCTGCTGTGCGGCGGCTACCAGCTCGATCCCGCCCGCGCGCACCCGGTCCTGCGCGAGCTGCCGGAGCTGATCCACCTGCCGGCCCAGCTCGGGCTCCACTCGGAACTGCGGGCCGCGGTGGATCTCCTGGGCGCGGAGATCAGGCAACCGCGCCTCGGCGCCGACACGATCGTCTCGTCACTCCTGGACATGCTCCTGCTGTACATCCTGCGGGCCAGGTTCGACGCCGACAACGGCCAGTGCGAGCTCACCGGCTGGGCACTGGCTCTGTCCGACCCGAGCATCAGCGCCGCGCTCGACGCCATGCACCGCGACCCCGCGCACCCGTGGACGGTGGCGGAGCTGGCGGGGCGGGCGGGGCTGTCGCGGGCCGCGTTCGCCCGCCGCTTCACCACGCTGGTCGGCCAGCCGCCGCTGACGTATCTCACGTGGTGGCGCCTGGCCACCGCCGCCCGGCTGCTGCAGGAGTCCGACGCCCCGCTGGGCGAGATCTCCGCCCGGGTCGGCTACGGCTCGGAGTTCGCCTTCGCCAACGCGTTCAAGCGTGAGTACGGCCTGGCACCCGGCAGGTATCGCCGCAACCCCTGCTCGGCGCCATCGGCTGCCGCCCTGCCCATCAGAGACGTTGTTAAAACGTAA
- a CDS encoding alcohol dehydrogenase catalytic domain-containing protein, which translates to MSRVLVTGATGKVGRHVVTLLEEAGAEAVALSRSTGDLSDPGSLPLDGVEAVFLVWPFATAEGARAVVEAVAGRARRAGRSVGAGWSGKLVYLSSAALRDGEREVERLIEGSGLEWTFLRPHAFAANALRWARQVRAGAVRGAYGQATGPVVHERDIAAVAVRALLDEGHHGAAYELTGPDVLTQAAQVRIISEVTGIPARWEEIPLDRARADLLAQGWPPEAADGVLQAQASQAQGSRAQGSRAQASVTSTVEEVTKSPASTFRQWVVEHAGEFRTPPKAAPTMRAARIHRFGDASVIRQDEVPTPRPGPGEVLVEVAATSFNPSEVGLRSGLLPEVFQATLPHTLGWDVSGTVVETGAGVTALAPGDRVFGMVGGAAAEYAVAPAEVLVKAPESIPLADAAAIPVAGLTAWQAIFEHARITPDQRVLINGAGGGVGRFAVPLAKLAGAHVTATAGPRSADAVRRTGADEVVDYTEAPLPGGMDVLLNLIPVPEDAAKALAGLGRLIVTIATPIEGGTHFVMRYDPGQLAAMAALIDEGRLAVEVAESHPLSELPEIHRRAESGDTHGKIMLYP; encoded by the coding sequence ATGAGTCGAGTTCTGGTCACCGGGGCGACCGGAAAGGTCGGTCGTCACGTGGTGACGCTGTTGGAGGAGGCCGGGGCCGAGGCCGTGGCACTGAGCAGGAGCACCGGGGATCTGAGCGATCCCGGGTCATTGCCGCTGGACGGTGTGGAGGCGGTGTTCCTGGTGTGGCCGTTCGCCACCGCCGAGGGGGCGCGGGCGGTGGTCGAGGCCGTCGCCGGGCGGGCGCGGCGCGCCGGGAGGTCGGTCGGGGCCGGTTGGTCGGGGAAACTCGTCTACCTCTCCTCCGCCGCCCTGCGTGACGGCGAGCGCGAGGTGGAGCGGTTGATCGAGGGGTCAGGCCTGGAGTGGACGTTCCTGCGCCCGCACGCCTTCGCGGCCAACGCCTTGCGGTGGGCGCGGCAGGTGCGGGCGGGAGCGGTACGCGGCGCGTACGGGCAGGCCACCGGCCCGGTGGTGCACGAGCGGGACATCGCCGCCGTGGCCGTGCGGGCGTTGCTGGACGAGGGGCACCACGGCGCGGCGTACGAGCTGACGGGCCCTGACGTGCTCACGCAGGCCGCGCAGGTGCGGATCATCTCCGAGGTCACCGGGATACCCGCCCGCTGGGAGGAGATCCCGCTGGACCGCGCCCGCGCTGACCTCCTGGCCCAGGGCTGGCCGCCCGAGGCGGCGGACGGCGTCCTTCAGGCCCAGGCGAGCCAGGCCCAGGGGAGCCGGGCACAGGGGAGCCGGGCACAGGCATCGGTCACCTCGACGGTCGAGGAGGTCACGAAGAGCCCCGCGAGCACGTTCCGGCAGTGGGTGGTGGAGCACGCCGGCGAGTTCCGGACCCCTCCGAAGGCGGCGCCCACGATGCGGGCGGCACGCATCCACCGGTTCGGTGACGCCTCGGTGATCCGCCAGGACGAAGTTCCCACGCCGCGTCCAGGACCCGGGGAGGTGCTCGTCGAGGTGGCGGCCACCTCGTTCAACCCGTCGGAGGTCGGCCTGCGGTCCGGGCTGCTCCCTGAGGTGTTCCAGGCGACCCTGCCGCACACGCTCGGCTGGGACGTCTCCGGCACGGTCGTCGAGACCGGTGCGGGCGTCACCGCCCTGGCACCGGGGGACCGGGTCTTCGGCATGGTGGGCGGCGCGGCGGCCGAGTACGCGGTCGCCCCCGCGGAGGTCCTGGTCAAGGCGCCGGAGAGCATCCCGCTCGCGGACGCGGCGGCCATCCCCGTGGCGGGGCTCACGGCCTGGCAGGCGATCTTCGAGCACGCCCGCATCACGCCGGACCAGCGCGTGCTGATCAACGGCGCGGGCGGCGGCGTCGGCCGGTTCGCCGTGCCGTTGGCCAAGCTGGCAGGCGCGCACGTGACGGCCACGGCCGGCCCGCGCAGCGCCGATGCGGTGAGACGGACCGGTGCCGACGAAGTCGTCGACTACACCGAGGCTCCGCTGCCCGGCGGCATGGACGTGCTGCTGAACCTGATCCCGGTCCCCGAGGACGCGGCGAAGGCCCTGGCCGGGCTGGGCCGGCTGATCGTCACCATCGCGACCCCCATCGAGGGCGGCACACATTTCGTGATGCGTTACGACCCCGGGCAACTGGCCGCGATGGCGGCCCTGATCGACGAGGGACGTCTCGCGGTCGAGGTCGCGGAGTCACACCCCCTGTCCGAGCTGCCCGAGATCCACCGCAGGGCGGAATCGGGCGACACACACGGAAAAATCATGCTCTATCCCTAA
- a CDS encoding response regulator, with amino-acid sequence MIRVVIADDHLVVRTGFAELLDTQPDFEVAGTAADGAEAVRICRELAPDVVLMDVRMPGMGGIEATRQLAGAGAEGPRVLILTTFDLDEYVYDALRAGASGFLLKDVTAERLFDAVRVIAGGEALLAPAVTKRLISEFARLGPRSEAPALSTLTPRETQVLRLVAEGLSNPEIAARLVVTEETVKTHVSRVLNKLGLRDRTQAVVAAYESGLVVPRSRS; translated from the coding sequence ATGATCCGTGTGGTCATCGCCGACGATCATCTGGTCGTCCGGACCGGGTTCGCCGAGTTGCTCGACACCCAGCCGGACTTCGAGGTCGCCGGCACCGCCGCCGACGGGGCGGAGGCGGTGCGGATCTGCCGGGAGCTGGCCCCCGACGTCGTGCTCATGGACGTGCGCATGCCGGGTATGGGCGGGATCGAGGCCACCAGGCAGCTCGCCGGAGCCGGTGCTGAGGGGCCGCGGGTGCTCATCCTGACGACGTTCGACCTGGACGAGTACGTCTACGACGCGCTGCGCGCCGGAGCCAGCGGCTTCCTGCTCAAGGACGTCACCGCCGAACGGCTCTTCGACGCGGTACGCGTGATCGCCGGCGGCGAGGCGCTGCTGGCCCCGGCGGTCACCAAGCGGCTGATCAGTGAGTTCGCCCGCCTGGGCCCGAGATCGGAGGCGCCCGCGCTGTCGACGCTGACGCCGCGCGAGACGCAGGTGCTCCGGCTCGTCGCCGAAGGGCTGTCCAATCCGGAGATAGCGGCCCGGCTGGTGGTCACGGAGGAGACGGTCAAGACCCACGTCAGCCGGGTCCTGAACAAGCTAGGGCTGCGCGACAGGACGCAGGCCGTCGTCGCCGCGTACGAGTCGGGCCTGGTCGTGCCGCGCAGCCGGTCATGA
- a CDS encoding sugar ABC transporter ATP-binding protein, which produces MPNTPVLSLSRVSKAFGAVRAVREVSLELHAGEVHALAGENGAGKSTLVKILSGVHRPDSGQILLDGAPVEFGGPADAQQAGVAVIYQEPTLFPDLSVTENIFMGRQPRGRLGIDRRTMRANAAELFTRLGVQLDPDQPARGLSIADQQLVEIAKALSRQARVLIMDEPTAALSGKEVARLFGVAKALREQGCALLFISHRLEEMFELCQRVTTLRDGGFVASDLIADITPDDLVRRMVGRELDALFPKQETSVGEVALSVRRLTREGVFTDVSFEVRRGEIVALAGLVGAGRSEVARAVFGIDRWDAGSVEVDGKRLRPASPTAAMAAGLALVPEDRRQQGLVMDLSIERNIGLAGLAALHRGPLISRLAERQRAKDWAVRLQLKFARLTDPVNVLSGGNQQKVVLAKWLARKPSVIIVDEPTRGIDVGTKAEVHRLLSELAGTGVAVLMISSELPEVLGMADRVLVMHEGRLVAEIDRAQATEENVMAAATGRSAA; this is translated from the coding sequence ATGCCAAATACTCCCGTGCTGTCCCTCTCACGGGTCAGCAAGGCGTTCGGCGCGGTGCGGGCCGTACGCGAGGTCTCTCTAGAACTGCATGCGGGCGAGGTCCATGCCCTCGCCGGCGAGAACGGCGCGGGCAAGTCCACGCTCGTGAAGATCCTCTCGGGCGTGCACCGGCCCGACTCCGGGCAGATCCTGCTGGACGGCGCGCCGGTCGAATTCGGCGGCCCCGCCGACGCCCAGCAGGCCGGGGTCGCGGTGATCTACCAGGAGCCGACCCTGTTCCCCGACCTGTCGGTCACCGAGAACATCTTCATGGGGCGTCAGCCCCGTGGCCGCCTCGGCATCGACCGGCGGACCATGCGCGCGAACGCTGCCGAGTTGTTCACCAGGCTGGGCGTGCAACTCGACCCCGACCAGCCGGCCCGCGGGCTGTCGATCGCCGACCAGCAGCTCGTGGAGATCGCCAAGGCGCTGTCGCGGCAGGCCCGGGTGCTCATCATGGACGAGCCGACCGCCGCGCTGTCCGGCAAGGAGGTCGCCCGGCTGTTCGGCGTGGCCAAGGCGCTGCGCGAGCAGGGGTGCGCGCTGCTGTTCATCTCGCACCGGCTGGAGGAGATGTTCGAGCTGTGCCAGCGGGTCACGACCCTGCGCGACGGCGGCTTCGTCGCCAGTGACCTGATCGCCGACATCACGCCCGACGACCTGGTGCGCCGCATGGTGGGCAGGGAGCTGGACGCCCTGTTCCCCAAGCAGGAGACGAGCGTCGGCGAGGTGGCGCTGAGCGTGCGCAGGCTCACCCGCGAGGGCGTCTTCACCGACGTGTCGTTCGAGGTGCGGCGGGGCGAGATCGTGGCGCTGGCCGGGCTCGTGGGAGCCGGGCGCAGCGAGGTCGCCAGGGCCGTGTTCGGCATCGACCGGTGGGACGCCGGCAGCGTCGAGGTGGACGGCAAGCGGCTGCGGCCGGCCAGCCCCACGGCGGCCATGGCCGCCGGGCTGGCGCTGGTCCCCGAGGACCGCCGCCAGCAGGGGCTGGTCATGGACCTGTCGATCGAACGCAACATCGGCCTGGCCGGGCTGGCCGCCCTCCACCGGGGGCCGCTGATCTCTCGGCTCGCCGAGCGGCAGCGGGCCAAGGACTGGGCGGTGCGCCTGCAACTGAAGTTCGCCCGGCTGACGGACCCGGTGAACGTGCTGTCCGGCGGCAACCAGCAGAAGGTCGTGCTCGCCAAGTGGCTGGCACGCAAGCCGTCGGTGATCATCGTGGACGAGCCCACCCGGGGCATCGACGTGGGCACCAAGGCCGAGGTGCACCGGCTGCTGTCGGAGCTGGCCGGGACCGGGGTGGCGGTGCTGATGATCTCGTCGGAGCTGCCCGAGGTGCTGGGCATGGCGGACCGGGTGCTGGTCATGCATGAAGGACGGCTGGTCGCCGAGATCGACCGCGCGCAGGCCACCGAGGAGAACGTGATGGCCGCTGCGACCGGAAGGAGCGCGGCATGA